The genomic region CGTCGACACAGATGAAACAGATGGGCTTACCGGCGGTGCTCTAGCTGGTGGGATAAAACCATATGTTGAACGAAGAAGCCGTATGTTCGAGACAAGCCTATCATGGTGAGAAAGCACTAGTGCTTCACACGGGTTATCGCTCAGgcctatttcaaattttgttctgagCAAACTGGAGTCTGCCCTTTTAGGTGAAAGCAATAATCTAGTAACAGCCCGGACTTTTGTGGCATCATACTGACTGAGCTGGAGATCAGAACCTTCTGAATCAAGGAATAGATCCACGATTTCATCAACATACTCCATCTTGCAACGTGTCGCTGAAAACACTAGTCTCTCAAATAATGAAGAAGTGACCAGGAAGGAAGCTTCAACTGGGGACAGATTCGTTAAACGTGTAAAGCCAAATGCACCAGATGGCAGAATAGATGTGGTTCGTGAAGTTGATTCTGGAACTGCCGAATTATGGATATTGCTTGGCAAAAAAATATTGAACAGCCTGTTGATATATCCATTCCGGAATCCACAACCATCGACGGGTATTTCTGTGTTACAGATGATCCCTTCATAAACTAACTTCGGAATCTGTGGAGATTGAGAAAGAAATATATTAGTAGTGTTTGACTGTCTGTGCTCAAGAAGAAATGTATTGTAAACCATATGATCAACAAAGAAACTGTTAACAGAGAGATCGTACCTCAAACACTATAGGATTCCTCTTGCCTGCATAATGTATATCTTGCAACTCCCCaaatgggggaggaagaagagaattTGGGATTTCCGCAAAATAAAAGTAATAGCTTCCCTCATTGCGCTCGAACAGCTCTGGATGATTGCAGACCTAAGAATTACGCAGAGAACAATATCAAGAAAACCCTATGAGTTAAAAAAACCTACACTATCATAATTTTCAGTAGGGACCtaaaaaataaactaaataaaattTAATTGTCGGAACTGTACCTTACGTAGCTGCATGACAATATTCATCAGGCTAAGCAGCTTCTTATCATTTAGATTGCCACGACTTCCATCAAGCAACTCATTAAGAGAGATCTTATTCTTTATGGCTTGATAGAAGATTTGCTGGCGAGAACTCAATCTGCAGGGCACAATTTCTTCTTTCTTTTCCGTCATTTCTGCTATGACATCAATCTTAACACGGCGGAGCATAAACGGCTTCAATATAGCATGCTGTGCAAATAGAGAACATGTCATAATCTTAAGAAATAGCAAGGCTGTACCAAACTTTACCCATTTGAGAACTTAAAAAGTCTTCTAAACAAGCCCAAGACATAGGCAATCACTTGAAATAATCATGAAACCATGGCATTCACTATATATGACTATCTTACCAGTCGACTAAGTTGATGTTCGTTCAAGGTCCCTCCATGTTCAGCATGGCCCTCAATCCTGGAAGGCCAAAAAACATAAGCAATAAAGTTAAGACCAAAAAAAAACATAACTTCTGTACGAAAACAGTACCCTTTTGAGAACCACTCATTAAACTGTTCGTGGCTGTCAAACAAAGTGGGCATGATGAAATGAAGAAGTGCCCATAGCTCAGCCATGTTGTTCTGAATTGGTGTCCCAGTAAGAAGCAAGCGATTTCTACAGTTAAAGCTCAGCAAAGTCTTCCAGCGCTGGCTGCAGTATAGAGCAAAAGGATGGTAATTATTTGTCAAGCAAGGGCCATGcaataaggaaaaaaacagaatAAACAAATGAAGATAGGCACAAGTTACAAGACACATGAAAAATCACCTGCTTGAACTTTTTATAGCCTGGGCCTCATCCAATACCATGTACTGCCACTTAACACGTCTCAAAAGCTTCTCTTCATTCACAAGTATCTGATAATTTGTGATGAGAATGTGGAAGCTAGCATCTCTATAAATGAGAGAAACAATGTCACATGATTGGTTTATGACCCTGTTATAAGAGAGACAATGAAGATAGCAATGCTTCGATAAGAATCTACCTCCGATAAAGACGCTTGGGATTGATGTTCTTGCGAAGAACCACCCTTTCTGGGCCCCAATATGGGAGTATCTTAAGATCAGGGCAGAATCTGATTACCTCTTCAGCCCAATTATTCACAACAGATGCAGGAGCAACCACCAGGAAGGGACCCCATATGTTTTTATCCTGCATGAGACACCCATGTCATATCAAATGCTTGCTATGCAATATTAAACTACAACATAATATGACATCTCCAGAAGGAATAAACAAAAGAGCAAGAGATAAATTAAGTTCAGATACAACTGAGATCAGGTTCAAAAGTAACACGGAACGAGATCTAAAAGCAGTTGGGCAACAAATAACTAAATGAAAATTTAAGAAAATATATTCATAAACCTCAGCCAAGTGGGATAAGAATGCCATAGCCTGCACAGTTTTGCCAAGACCCATCTCGTCAGCAAGAATGCCATTTAACCCCTGCAAGAAATCCAATGTGTGACGTTATAACCTAATAATGGCAGTCACCACAAGTGACCAAAATACAATAGCTCTGTAAGACTTTACCTGTTCATAGCAATTGACCAGCCACTGCAAGCCCTTTAACTGATATTCTTTTAATACACCTTTAAACAACTCAGGGGTCTGCACAGATGACTGCTCAGGCATTGTTGAGCTGAAAACAAGATACTCCCAGGCAATCAGCTTTAGAGAATACAATTTCTTTTGTTCTACAATGCTTGTTTGCAATGAAAAAAGACAATTCCAGATATAGCTTACGGGTGTAAGAGATCAATCTTGCTAGGCTCCATAGTAGCTGAATCGTCCGTTGGaatgccagactccgaagattgaCAAAGCCTCACAATTTCACTATCAAATGCATTTGTCATCCTTTTTTGTTGGGAAACGGCATGCTGAGCAGCTCTAAAAGCCTCTCTTTTTAATTCAGCTTCCTCGGGATCTTCCTCGTCATCAACCTCAGGAGCAGATCCCTCATCAGGCAGTGCTGATTCGCCAGCCTTATTCTGCATAAAGTGACTATAGAGCTCAGTTTGGGATAGCAGAAAGTTGAGCCTCTGCTGCTGTCTTTTTGCTTCGCGTAGTTCCTCTTCTCGCTTCAAAGCTTCAGCTGCATCTCTTTCCTCTCTTTTCCTCAACTCATACTGCGAAACAGGCACAAAGAATAAGTGACGTAATATTTTGTCTTGTTCTACAGCGCACAAGGGCAATAAACACCATGTGCTAAACTGAACTGAAGGCAATACAAGACAATACACAAAACATTAATAGATTTGGGATAACGGTACTCGTATAGTGAAATGGCTCAGGGGATGTAAGAAATGGATATAGTATAATCAACTCATATAGTTCAATACTGTGAAATAGATAAGCATTCCTAATAAAGACAGATTGTATACTTTTATAATTGCAACAAAGTTAAACAATTGTAAGCTTATGAGACAAATACCTGTTCCTTGTCTACCCGTTTCCAAAATATCAACATATCCCTAGCAAGCTTCCTTGTGCGTACTGGAGCACTTCTCATCAGTTTCAGTGACCTGCTGACCTTGAGCTTCACCTGGAAGTTAAACAAGAAATGAGTAAAGGCTTCGAAAGACAAATTGTTCAGCAAGAATGTAAACTAGAACACATTGAAATGGTGTCATGCTTTAAGGTGACACAATAGACAAATGCAATACCTCCCGTTGACAATTCTCAGAAAAGCGTTTAGCATCCATTTGCCGTTTCTTCAGCAAAGCAGTGAAATTTCTGTGATGCTTTGGAATGTTTCTAGCAATAATATGCCAGCGTTTCAAAAAACTTGCCAAATCTTCTTTCACATTTTCAGAATGTTCCTTTTTCACTATTTGCTTCTTTGGCAAGCTCCGCTCGATAATCTGCATATATGACATCACATTGTTGCTAAGTACACTAATACAACAGCATGAAATCAAGTATTTTAACAAATGAAACCAACCTCATATGTATCTCCTTTTTCCAAGACTTTAACATAATGAACCTGCAAACTACCAGATTCTGAAATAATAGATCTTCGTATTCTCCCAGCTGATCCCTCTGGAATTGCAAAGGGGTCCTCAGTTACTTGAAGTGCAAATTTCTGGATCTTTACCCTTTCCTTGAGTGATTCATGTTGAGGCTGAGGTTCGGCTAATCCACCACGACTAGTAGCCTCAAACTTAAGGTCAGTGCCAAGCATTGCTGACAGGGTGCGCAGATCTAGCGTGCCATTCAAGAAATGCTCCTCGACACGTATATCAGAAAAAACAGGCAGATTAAGGGAAGATGCCAACTTATCATAACCCTCTGGAATTAAGTAGCTCACATTATCCCCCATATCCAAATAGGAAGAATCAAGTGAAGCTACAATCTTATTGAAACCACCATATGCACTAATAGATCCCATCCCATTATACTCAGGTGAGGTTTCTAACACACCTAATGCTGCAACATCCTTGAAATCACTTCTGTATTTCATAACTCTTGTATTGCCATTTTTGTGTTTTATCATTTGGGGGGTGTCTGCCCGAGGAGGATCAGAACCAAAAACACCCTCCTTATCCTTTGACCTTCTGTACTTTTGAACATGTTCACTCAGCATTGTACGGTAGTGCTCCTCGGTTATTTGGTTACTGTGGTCATCTGCTTCCTCATCATCGCTCGCAACACCAAGATGCCTTTTTCGCTTTCGATGCAGCCCATGAGAAGCATCACTCACACCATTGTACTGATCCGACAAGGACCCTTGACCTTAAAGGAAAAGTTGGGTGAGCAGCAAGATCCACGCAGATGGATTTTAGACAtttgccagagagagagagagagagagagagagcaaagaaaTGTACTAATAAAGCTTACCTTGACTACTCACGCTCCCATTTGGGCTACTATTCCCATATCGATCAAGATCTTCCGGTAAAGGGACCTTAAAGTTTAGCAATGGCTACAATGTCCAGTAAAAAAACCAATAAGAATGATATAGATCAACAGAAGTCAACAAAACAAGAGCAGAAACAAGTTGTCTGCTTCACCAAGTCAAAAACAAAAGGCAGATTCCCCGTAAAAAAAGAGAGATGATGTCCACTATTTGTATTTTCCACACTAGATCGCTACCTAAGGCAATACATATTTCAGTTAACCTACATCCACACAGAAAAAAGCAGACAGCAATAATACCACTACGGAATCACCAAAATGATAAATTTGTAAGCTCTAAGGGTAGTATAGCAAGAAACTAAAACCAAGAGTCATGTGGAGATCCCAGCAACTAAAAAACTTTAAATGTAACGGAAACATAGCTGACGTATGCAATTGCATCAAAACGATATCCTCCTAATGTATGAAATACTAGACAATCTAGGCAAAGGCATTAGCAGCAGAGATGATACAAGATGACAAGTGGTAAACCGGAGCAGCAGTAACCAGGAAACGGTAGCACAAGGCATCAGCCAGTAAGCATGATTGCAACACCATCACCAAATAACCTGCATTAGGTTCCAACTAGCGAGCCTCTTAACCCTGAGCCGAAACCGGCAGCTCCCACCCAAACCACTGCCGAATTGCACCTGCAAAACGGACAAACAAGAAACAGGCCCACCACACCCCGAGAGAAATCCCCGAGTCCAGTGACAAAGTGCTCCACAGCCATCCCCAGCCCCGATCAGTGATCACGCCGCGTCCCTAGCACCACGCAGAGAGGCCTCCAGTCAAGCGAAGAAAGAGAACAAGAAAGGAGCAACTACCTCGAGGTTGAAGAGGTTGGAGTAGGAGAACCCGCTGCCGTTGGCGGCGCCGCGCGGGGAAGGGCGGCGCGGGTCCATATCGAAACCCTAGCTAGTGCCCACCCGCgcgcgcgcgtggagggacgctcCGGGGGTGGAGCGGGAACCGAGGCGAACGCGGGGAGCGGCGAGGACGGCGGTGGGGGCGGGCCGCGacggcggaggagccggcgagattagggttagggtttgtggACGGGAGGAGGGGGATGCCAGAGGGGACGCGGAGGTGGAGGGGGGAGGCGGATATGGTGGGGGAAGTAGTAGTAGGAGGCATGGCTTGGCCGAAGGGGAAGAGAGAGAAACAAAGGGTGGGCGAGGAGAAGGGAGGGTAGCAGGGAAAGCGAAACGGGACGGCAATAGTGCAAGGGGGTTTTCGGGGTTTCTCCAGTATAGAAGAACAAACGATAGGGCTGTTTGGGTTGTGACTATATTTgctatatattgtcatatgattttgGGAAATGTTCACGTACGGCAGACCGGCCGAACGATCGGCCGGTCGAGTATGAGTCGCACGATCCCTCTGGATCAAACGACATGTGACAGCCCACATGGCCACGTCGGTACCGCAGCCTCCTGGTCCACCACCGCTTCCCATCCCTCTCGATCCCTCTCGATAGTCTTATCCGTCTGCTCGTCCATTCATCCCAGTCCTTTCTCATCCCCTACCTCCAGCACCGCTCCCCATCCCCTACCTCTAGCAGGAGCGCCCAAATCAAGTCGCTGGAGAAATCACATCTGTTCCCCACCTTCAGATCGGGTTGAGACAGGGCTGTGCTCTTCCACTCATCCACTACTTTCTGATGCAAGGAGTACTTAGGGGCTGATGCAACCGGGGAAGCCATGGTCgtccatctccccccccccccccgggcgttcTGCAACCGGCGAGGTTGGAGGTTGGTGCTGCAAGCAGCAGCGAGAAAGGTAACACCCGCGCCGGAATTTGATGTAACCAGGATCCacattttgtgattttttttgctgcaaccagtCCAAAAATTTGCTACCATCGTTTTGCTTTTTGCTACCACAGTTGGCAGTCTGTCTTTCGATTTTTTTTGCTTAATCAGATCCATCTTTTTGCTGGAACTACTCAAAAAAATTGTTACCATGGTCTTTGACTTTTGCTACCGCCGTCTTAGTTTTTGCTCCcaccttgtttttgaatttttgctGGATCCATCTTATTTTGCTGGAACCTCTCCAAGTTTTGCTACAATGGTGTTTGAATTTAGCTACAACCATCTTTGTTTTTTGCTACAACCCCATTTATGATATTTTTTGCTGGATCAATCTTTTTTGCTGGAATCACtcaaagaaagagagagaaagaaggaTACCAAAAAAATGCTACAACCAGCGTCCTACAGAGCTTCAATCGAAGGCGACGGAATTTGGGGACCGGACACCACGCAACCGCGAAAGCTGGAACCGTCGATAGAAAAAGCTTCAACCGttttgtgaaaaagcttcagccatAGAAAAGCTTCAGTGAGCGTGAGAAAAAAGTTGTAGCTGACGGCATGGTGGTGCGGCGAGGACAGCGACCGGCGGCGAGCTGCTGATGCTTCAAGGCAGGCCTCGGTGCGTCCAAGGCGGGTGTCCAGGACGAACAGCTGGATGCAATTTTTGTTGAGAAAAAAAAGATAAAGAAGACTAATCTGACGGTGGACAAAAAGACAAACTAACGCCTCAGATGCGACCGGCCGAACCGttgcgccggtgcgccggcgcctatcagTCGCCTATGATTTTTGTCAGACTTATCATACTTGTTTTAGTTGAGTTGTTTAAATTGTCAGCCATACTTTGACTTGCCTAAGGGATCTTGCCATATTTTTGTGTCTATAACATGTGGGGTTCATTGCTCATAAAAATATTCttgccttagagcatctccaaccgcgaTGCCAAAAGACGCGCCCGCGCGGTAAACTAGCTTTTTAGCATGCGGGGATGTTTtcgcgctccagcggtggcggaAAACTAGTGCACGGGAAAAGGCGGCAGCTCGCGCGCTAGATTTGACGCACCGCGCCCGACACGCCTATAAAATTGCAGCGCCCTCTGCCGCTCTCTCATCGCTCCCTCTATCGTTTTTTCTCCTCGCCGACGACAcgacaccaccgcgccaccatggcGCCTCGCTGCCGGGGAGCTTCGGACTACTGCGACGTCCGCGTGCGTCCGTCCGGCACCTACTCCGCCGAGATTCGGTCGGGCGACGGCATGCGCCTCCGCCTTGAAACCTTCGACACCGCCCAGGAgggcgcccgcgcgtacgacgaTGCGGCATGGTGCCTTCGGCGGTCCCGTCAGGACATGAACTTCGCCGACGTGGCGatgcgggagcgggcacaggagttgGCGCCTTTCCCGCGGCTTCTCACCAACGAGAATCGTCGCAAGAACTGGAGGCGGAGCGCCATCTCAGcctggccgagatggacgaggCAGCCATGGCGTTGTGGAGCCATCGCTTCCCGCAAGACATCATCAACGAGGAATAGTTCTCGCCGAGAGGAGGGCGAAGAGGGCAGAGAGGAGgaaggagcgagccgcctatcacgaGGACAAAGCGAACGCGGAAGGCGGTCGCTAAATACAGCACCACGCTAGGAGATGCGTCCTCCTAGGACTCCGACGACGAGCGGTTCCTTGACGCGTACGCtcacgtcggaggaggacatcaccgaggcaaAGTCGGAGAATAACGAGTAGTAGTATTTTTTCGTTTTATTTTGTATCGTAGAAGCAGGCTATGTGACAAACTATGAACTATCTATCGTAGAAGAAGACTATGAACTATCAACTATCTCCATATTTGTACTATCGGAACCAAATATTTATTGAATCGTCACATAGTAAAGAAAAAACAGATAAAATATAGCGCGCCTGTTAGAGCGGTTCGGGCGCGCTTTATTTTGCGGCGGCCGCTAGAGCCAGTGCACCGCCGCGCGCAAAAGCTGGCTCACCCGGCGCTGTATTCTGACTTTTAGCGCATCGGGCattgcgcggctgttggagatgctcttagatgtgtctagaaccaaacacctactccctccttccatctatatagggcctaatacgtttttcgaggctaactttgaccaaatactagagcaataatatatgacatgcaacttacacaaagcacaccgttaaattcgtgtgtgaaaggagctttcaatgatataattttcacattgtgcatgtcatgtactattaatcttatcaatagtcaaaggcggtcttaaaaaatgcattaggccttatatagatggaaggagggagtacctgacTTGGTCAAACTTGTCTAAGGTGAGATGTAGCAAAGTGTGGCTAGGTGTGGCTGGAAACTAAACAGCCCAATAATGCACGGCTACCGGCGCTTGGATTTGGCGACGGTTTTTCCATTTTCCTTTCCTCGGACGAATATCTCGTAGAGTAAAGCATCTCTAATAGATGATGTACATATAAAAATAATTAAGTGAAGGTTCAAAAATCATCTCTaacagatgatgtagatgcaaaaaaaTTACATCTCCATCTCTAGAAGATGTAAGATATACAACACCTAGAGATGCACCTCCCCTTTCAGAAGATGTAAAACGGCCGGTAGCGCCCCAACCACCCAACCGCTTCATTTTCATTTCGCTCATCGCCCGCCGCCTGGGCCATGCCCAACTCCAACGACCCGGCCGCCTCCTCTGCCATAGCCGCTGgagatgcatctagagtattaagttcataataaacggagtaacgccttaaatgagatgacatgatgtagacaaagtagaCTCAACCAAAATGAATAAACCTCGTTGTTTTCcccttaatgacaacaatacaaatgTGTGTCTTGTCCCCTTTTGTCATTGGGATATagatcaccacaagattgaacccattacagaGGATGtctctcattgcaagataaatcaatttactccctccttccatttatatagggcttaatgcgtttttcaagaccgtctttgactattgataagattaatggtacatgagatgtataatgtgaaaattatatcattggaagctcctttcacatacaaatttgacggtatgctttgtgtaagttgcatgtcatatattat from Triticum aestivum cultivar Chinese Spring chromosome 4A, IWGSC CS RefSeq v2.1, whole genome shotgun sequence harbors:
- the LOC123086007 gene encoding chromatin-remodeling ATPase INO80 isoform X2 codes for the protein MVLQSCLLADALCYRFLPLLNFKVPLPEDLDRYGNSSPNGSVSSQGQGSLSDQYNGVSDASHGLHRKRKRHLGVASDDEEADDHSNQITEEHYRTMLSEHVQKYRRSKDKEGVFGSDPPRADTPQMIKHKNGNTRVMKYRSDFKDVAALGVLETSPEYNGMGSISAYGGFNKIVASLDSSYLDMGDNVSYLIPEGYDKLASSLNLPVFSDIRVEEHFLNGTLDLRTLSAMLGTDLKFEATSRGGLAEPQPQHESLKERVKIQKFALQVTEDPFAIPEGSAGRIRRSIISESGSLQVHYVKVLEKGDTYEIIERSLPKKQIVKKEHSENVKEDLASFLKRWHIIARNIPKHHRNFTALLKKRQMDAKRFSENCQREVKLKVSRSLKLMRSAPVRTRKLARDMLIFWKRVDKEQYELRKREERDAAEALKREEELREAKRQQQRLNFLLSQTELYSHFMQNKAGESALPDEGSAPEVDDEEDPEEAELKREAFRAAQHAVSQQKRMTNAFDSEIVRLCQSSESGIPTDDSATMEPSKIDLLHPSTMPEQSSVQTPELFKGVLKEYQLKGLQWLVNCYEQGLNGILADEMGLGKTVQAMAFLSHLAEDKNIWGPFLVVAPASVVNNWAEEVIRFCPDLKILPYWGPERVVLRKNINPKRLYRRDASFHILITNYQILVNEEKLLRRVKWQYMVLDEAQAIKSSSSQRWKTLLSFNCRNRLLLTGTPIQNNMAELWALLHFIMPTLFDSHEQFNEWFSKGIEGHAEHGGTLNEHQLSRLHAILKPFMLRRVKIDVIAEMTEKKEEIVPCRLSSRQQIFYQAIKNKISLNELLDGSRGNLNDKKLLSLMNIVMQLRKVCNHPELFERNEGSYYFYFAEIPNSLLPPPFGELQDIHYAGKRNPIVFEIPKLVYEGIICNTEIPVDGCGFRNGYINRLFNIFLPSNIHNSAVPESTSRTTSILPSGAFGFTRLTNLSPVEASFLVTSSLFERLVFSATRCKMEYVDEIVDLFLDSEGSDLQLSQYDATKVRAVTRLLLSPKRADSSLLRTKFEIGLSDNPCEALVLSHHDRLVSNIRLLRSTYGFIPPARAPPINVCCSDRNFAYKLTDEMHDPWIKKLFLGFARISEFNGPRILNGHNTFIQEVCTDLPIPEPMLQLPYRIFGSSPPMSNFDPAKMLTDSGKLHTLDKLLRQLRAENHRVLLFAQMTKMLDILEDYMNFRKFKYFRLDGSSAISDRRDMVRNFQNRNDIFVFLLSTRAGGLGINLTAADTVIFYEIDWNPTQDQQAMDRTHRLGQTKEVTVYRLICKDTIEEKILQRAKQKNAVQELVMKGKQVQDDHLMRQEDVVSLLLDDTQIAHKLKEISMQAKDRLKKRRAKAIKVDKEGDLKLEDLDDPTEEPVEQDNTTSKKKKSSHKKPPKSQDNDGADGDVPESGPVKNEEHIASLRPKRSKRLVRSTGEDKEPVAACDVEKPADAAENNDNNDAEELQDQTPSA
- the LOC123086007 gene encoding chromatin-remodeling ATPase INO80 isoform X4, whose translation is MDPRRPSPRGAANGSGFSYSNLFNLEPLLNFKVPLPEDLDRYGNSSPNGSVSSQGQGSLSDQYNGVSDASHGLHRKRKRHLGVASDDEEADDHSNQITEEHYRTMLSEHVQKYRRSKDKEGVFGSDPPRADTPQMIKHKNGNTRVMKYRSDFKDVAALGVLETSPEYNGMGSISAYGGFNKIVASLDSSYLDMGDNVSYLIPEGYDKLASSLNLPVFSDIRVEEHFLNGTLDLRTLSAMLGTDLKFEATSRGGLAEPQPQHESLKERVKIQKFALQVTEDPFAIPEGSAGRIRRSIISESGSLQVHYVKVLEKGDTYEIIERSLPKKQIVKKEHSENVKEDLASFLKRWHIIARNIPKHHRNFTALLKKRQMDAKRFSENCQREVKLKVSRSLKLMRSAPVRTRKLARDMLIFWKRVDKEQYELRKREERDAAEALKREEELREAKRQQQRLNFLLSQTELYSHFMQNKAGESALPDEGSAPEVDDEEDPEEAELKREAFRAAQHAVSQQKRMTNAFDSEIVRLCQSSESGIPTDDSATMEPSKIDLLHPSTMPEQSSVQTPELFKGVLKEYQLKGLQWLVNCYEQGLNGILADEMGLGKTVQAMAFLSHLAEDKNIWGPFLVVAPASVVNNWAEEVIRFCPDLKILPYWGPERVVLRKNINPKRLYRRDASFHILITNYQILVNEEKLLRRVKWQYMVLDEAQAIKSSSSQRWKTLLSFNCRNRLLLTGTPIQNNMAELWALLHFIMPTLFDSHEQFNEWFSKGIEGHAEHGGTLNEHQLSRLHAILKPFMLRRVKIDVIAEMTEKKEEIVPCRLSSRQQIFYQAIKNKISLNELLDGSRGNLNDKKLLSLMNIVMQLRKVCNHPELFERNEGSYYFYFAEIPNSLLPPPFGELQDIHYAGKRNPIVFEIPKLVYEGIICNTEIPVDGCGFRNGYINRLFNIFLPSNIHNSAVPESTSRTTSILPSGAFGFTRLTNLSPVEASFLVTSSLFERLVFSATRCKMEYVDEIVDLFLDSEGSDLQLSQYDATKVRAVTRLLLSPKRADSSLLRTKFEIGLSDNPCEALVLSHHDRLVSNIRLLRSTYGFIPPARAPPINVCCSDRNFAYKLTDEMHDPWIKKLFLGFARISEFNGPRILNGHNTFIQEVCTDLPIPEPMLQLPYRIFGSSPPMSNFDPAKMLTDSGKLHTLDKLLRQLRAENHRVLLFAQMTKMLDILEDYMNFRKFKYFRLDGSSAISDRRDMVRNFQNRNDIFVFLLSTRAGGLGINLTAADTVIFYEIDWNPTQDQQAMDRTHRLGQTKEVTVYRLICKDTIEEKILQRAKQKNAVQELVMKGKQVQDDHLMRQEDVVSLLLDDTQIAHKLKEISMQKKSSHKKPPKSQDNDGADGDVPESGPVKNEEHIASLRPKRSKRLVRSTGEDKEPVAACDVEKPADAAENNDNNDAEELQDQTPSA